One genomic segment of Mustelus asterias chromosome 26, sMusAst1.hap1.1, whole genome shotgun sequence includes these proteins:
- the LOC144479698 gene encoding mucin-16-like, with product MTDLIILRVIEDFSLTMIVNLLQLTDLYNKSKINARFSGCRTTSFSPANGGDTSVYAVCTFTNDSAADKVTVYHVFRDNTKNITTLGIYLLDNDSLYVNGYHESAPSPTIPPPVTTPKLQTKPLEFNVTFIITNLAPTANLQSPNSALHKSASTIIAYLMGSLFTNSNIKRTFQNCRVRSFSPANVEGTSVDAVCTFSNDSNPQEVNKVTVYHVFRDKTKSISTLGIYSLDNNSLYVNGYHESVPSTTIAPPVTTPKLPTKPFEFNVTFIITNLAPTANLQSPNSALHKSASTIIVYLLNGVFTSSKIKRTFQNCRVRSFSPANVEGTSVDAVCTFSNDSNPQEVNKVTVYHVFRDKTKSISTLGIYSLDNNSLYVNGYHESIPSTTIAPPVTSPNLQTKPFEFNVTFIITNLAPTANLQSSNSALHKSASKITAYQLNRLFTSSKIKKTFQNCRVRSFSPANVEGTSVDAVCTFSNDSSPQEVNKVTVYRVFRDKTKSISTLGTYSLDNNSLYVNGYHESIPSPSEYSFYFCIPVTFPFITVHHKEEILA from the exons ATGACTGATTTAATTATTCTGCGAGTCATTGAGGATTTCTCCCTCACTATGATTGTGAATTTATTGCAGCTCACTGACCTGTACAACAAGAGCAAAATTAATGCAAGATTTTCAGGTTGTAGAACCACTTCCTTCAG CCCAGCTAATGGTGGTGACACCAGTGTGTATGCAGTCTGCACTTTCACAAATGATTCTGCAGCTGATAAAGTCACTGTATACCATGTGTTCAGAGACAACACGAAGAACATCACCACTTTAGGAATATATTTACTGGACAATGACAGCCTCTATGTGAATG GTTACCATGAATCAGCCCCTTCACCAA CGATACCACCACCTGTGACAACCCCAAAGCTGCAAACAAAGCCCCTTGAGTTTAATGTGACTTTCATTATTACCAACCTGGCCCCGACAGCAAACCTGCAGTCCCCTAATTCTGCACTGCACAAATCCGCATCAACTATCATTGCTTATCTG ATGGGCAGTCTATTTACTAACAGCAATATCAAGAGAACATTCCAAAACTGTAGAGTTCGCTCTTTCAG CCCGGCAAATGTTGAGGGCACCAGTGTTGATGCAGTCTGCACTTTCAGCAATGATTCTAATCCTCAGGAAGTTAATAAAGTGACTGTGTACCATGTGTTCAGAGACAAGACAAAGAGCATCTCCACCTTGGGAATATATTCATTGGACAATAACAGCCTCTACGTGAATG GTTACCACGAATCTGTCCCTTCAACCA CAATAGCACCACCTGTGACAACTCCAAAGCTGCCAACAAAGCCCTTTGAGTTTAATGTGACTTTTATTATTACCAACCTGGCCCCGACAGCAAACTTGCAGTCCCCTAATTCTGCACTGCACAAATCCGCATCAACTATCATTGTTTATCTG TTGAACGGGGTTTTTACGAGCAGCAAGATTAAAAGAACATTCCAAAACTGCAGAGTACGCTCTTTCAG TCCGGCAAATGTTGAGGGCACCAGTGTTGATGCAGTCTGCACTTTCAGCAACGATTCTAATCCTCAGGAAGTTAATAAAGTGACTGTGTACCATGTGTTCAGAGACAAGACAAAGagcatttccaccttgggaataTATTCACTGGACAATAACAGCCTCTACGTGAATG GTTACCATGAATCTATCCCTTCAACCA CGATAGCACCACCTGTGACATCTCCAAACCTGCAAACAAAGCCCTTTGAGTTTAACGTGACTTTCATTATCACCAACCTGGCCCCGACAGCAAACCTGCAGTCCTCTAATTCTGCACTGCACAAATCTGCATCAAAAATTACTGCTTATCAG TTGAACAGGCTATTTACTAGCAGCAAGATCAAGAAAACATTCCAAAACTGTAGAGTTCGCTCTTTCAG TCCGGCAAATGTTGAGGGCACCAGTGTTGATGCAGTCTGCACTTTCAGCAACGATTCTAGTCCTCAGGAAGTTAATAAAGTGACTGTGTACCGTGTGTTCAGAGACAAGACAAAGAGCATCTCCACCTTAGGAACATATTCACTGGACAATAACAGCCTCTACGTGAATG GTTACCATGAATCTATTCCCTCACCCAGTGAGTATAGTTTCTATTTCTGTATCCCTGTAACATTTCCTTTTATTACAGTCCACCACAAAGAGGAAATTCTTGCTTAA